Proteins from one Rosa chinensis cultivar Old Blush chromosome 7, RchiOBHm-V2, whole genome shotgun sequence genomic window:
- the LOC112175133 gene encoding vacuolar protein sorting-associated protein 29 — protein MVLVLALGDLHIPHRAPDLPAKFKSMLVPGKIQHIICTGNLCIKEVHDYLKTLCPDLHIARGEYDEETRYPETKTLTIGQFKLGLCHGHQVIPWGDLDSLAMLQRQLDVDILVTGHTHQFTAYKHEGGVVINPGSASGAYSSITYDVNPSFVLMDIDGLRVVVYVYELIDGEVKVDKIDFKKTTAATHSAH, from the exons ATGGTGTTGGTTTTGGCCTTGGGGGATTTACACATACCCCACAGGGCACCTGATCTACCTGCGAAGTTCAAGTCCATGCTTGTTCCTGGCAAGATCCAGCATATAATTTGCACCGGGAATCTTTGTATCAAA GAAGTTCATGACTACTTGAAGACTCTTTGTCCCGACTTGCATATCGCTCGAGGTGAGTATGACGAAGAGACACGATATCCAGAGACCAAAACACTGACTATTGGTCAATTTAAGTTGGGACTATGCCATGGCCATCAG GTTATTCCATGGGGGGACCTAGACTCGCTAGCCATGCTTCAAAGGCAGTTGGATGTAGATATCCTTGTCACAGGTCACACCCATCAGTTCACAGCCTACAAGCATGAAGGGGGTGTTGTTATAAACCCCGGGTCTGCCAGTGGCGCCTATAGCAGCATCACCTATGATGTCAACCCAAGCTTTGTCCTCATGGACATTGATGGCCTTCGTGTGGTTGTGTATGTATATGAGCTCATTGATGGGGAGGTTAAGGTTGACAAGATTGATTTCAAGAAGACAACTGCCGCTACTCACTCCGCTCATTGA
- the LOC112180851 gene encoding galactose mutarotase isoform X1 has product MYVLSFRPVCLVQGLLLTCSPKMNKISLYWCFLFLPLILNFSEANDEKVGNIYELKKGNFSVKLTNYGATVLSVVLPDKNGKLDDVVLGFESLKDYTNDSVYFGATVGRVANRIGGAEFTLNGHHYKLVPNDHGKNTLHGGSKGFSDVLWTVKHHIVDSHITFTYNSRDGEEGFPGDLSVSATYMFIEPHALAIKMEAKALTKATPVNLAHHTYWNLRGHASGDILSHKIHIFGSNITPVNDELIPTGDIAPVKGTPYDFLEPREIGSRINELPDGYDINYVLDPSSPEHLRKAAMLHDSFSGRKLELWTNQPGLQFYTSNMLDDVKGKGGFVYKKHAAVCLETQGFPDSVNHPNFPSQIVNPGDTYLHAMVYRFTAN; this is encoded by the exons atgtatgtattgtCATTCAGGCCCGTTTGTTTGGTGCAGGGTTTGTTGCTAACTTGTTCACCTAAGATGAATAAGATATCTTTGTATTGGTGTTTTCTTTTCCTGCCATTGATCTTGAACTTTTCTGAGGCAAATGATGAAAAGGTGGGAAATATTTATGAATTGAAGAAGGGAAATTTCTCCGTGAAGCTGACGAATTATGGAGCAACTGTGCTCTCTGTTGTTCTCCCTGATAAGAATG GGAAGTTAGATGATGTTGTTCTTGGGTTTGAATCCCTCAAAGATTACACA AATGATTCGGTCTACTTTGGGGCCACCGTTGGGCGTGTTGCTAATAGAATTGGTGGAGCTGAATTCACTTTGAATGGTCACCACTATAAGTTGGTTCCTAATGATCATGGAAAGAACACTCTCCATG GTGGCTCTAAAGGATTCAGTGATGTTCTATGGACAGTGAAGCATCACATTGTAGATAGTCACATAACGTTCACCTATAATAGTCGGGATGGTGAAGAAG GCTTCCCCGGTGATCTTTCAGTCTCAGCAACATACATGTTTATTGAACCACACGCTCTAGCTATTAAAATGGAAGCCAAAGCTCTCACCAAGGCCACACCAGTAAACCTAGCCCACCACACCTACTGGAATCTCCGCGGCCACGCCAGTGGTGACATCCTCTCTCACAAAATCCACATTTTTGGATCCAACATCACCCCAGTAAATGATGAACTCATCCCTACCGGCGACATTGCCCCCGTGAAAGGAACACCCTACGATTTCCTTGAGCCCCGAGAGATCGGTAGCAGGATCAATGAGCTGCCTGATGGTTATGACATCAACTACGTTCTGGACCCTTCCAGCCCTGAGCACTTGAGGAAGGCTGCAATGCTGCATGACAGTTTTTCTGGGAGAAAATTGGAGCTGTGGACTAACCAGCCAGGGCTGCAATTTTACACTAGTAACATGCTGGATGATGTGAAAGGGAAAGGTGGATTTGTGTATAAAAAGCATGCCGCAGTGTGCTTGGAGACACAGGGTTTCCCAGATTCCGTGAATCATCCAAATTTCCCTTCACAAATTGTGAATCCAGGAGACACTTATCTGCATGCTATGGTGTATAGGTTCACAGCTAACTAG
- the LOC112180851 gene encoding galactose mutarotase isoform X2 — protein sequence MNKISLYWCFLFLPLILNFSEANDEKVGNIYELKKGNFSVKLTNYGATVLSVVLPDKNGKLDDVVLGFESLKDYTNDSVYFGATVGRVANRIGGAEFTLNGHHYKLVPNDHGKNTLHGGSKGFSDVLWTVKHHIVDSHITFTYNSRDGEEGFPGDLSVSATYMFIEPHALAIKMEAKALTKATPVNLAHHTYWNLRGHASGDILSHKIHIFGSNITPVNDELIPTGDIAPVKGTPYDFLEPREIGSRINELPDGYDINYVLDPSSPEHLRKAAMLHDSFSGRKLELWTNQPGLQFYTSNMLDDVKGKGGFVYKKHAAVCLETQGFPDSVNHPNFPSQIVNPGDTYLHAMVYRFTAN from the exons ATGAATAAGATATCTTTGTATTGGTGTTTTCTTTTCCTGCCATTGATCTTGAACTTTTCTGAGGCAAATGATGAAAAGGTGGGAAATATTTATGAATTGAAGAAGGGAAATTTCTCCGTGAAGCTGACGAATTATGGAGCAACTGTGCTCTCTGTTGTTCTCCCTGATAAGAATG GGAAGTTAGATGATGTTGTTCTTGGGTTTGAATCCCTCAAAGATTACACA AATGATTCGGTCTACTTTGGGGCCACCGTTGGGCGTGTTGCTAATAGAATTGGTGGAGCTGAATTCACTTTGAATGGTCACCACTATAAGTTGGTTCCTAATGATCATGGAAAGAACACTCTCCATG GTGGCTCTAAAGGATTCAGTGATGTTCTATGGACAGTGAAGCATCACATTGTAGATAGTCACATAACGTTCACCTATAATAGTCGGGATGGTGAAGAAG GCTTCCCCGGTGATCTTTCAGTCTCAGCAACATACATGTTTATTGAACCACACGCTCTAGCTATTAAAATGGAAGCCAAAGCTCTCACCAAGGCCACACCAGTAAACCTAGCCCACCACACCTACTGGAATCTCCGCGGCCACGCCAGTGGTGACATCCTCTCTCACAAAATCCACATTTTTGGATCCAACATCACCCCAGTAAATGATGAACTCATCCCTACCGGCGACATTGCCCCCGTGAAAGGAACACCCTACGATTTCCTTGAGCCCCGAGAGATCGGTAGCAGGATCAATGAGCTGCCTGATGGTTATGACATCAACTACGTTCTGGACCCTTCCAGCCCTGAGCACTTGAGGAAGGCTGCAATGCTGCATGACAGTTTTTCTGGGAGAAAATTGGAGCTGTGGACTAACCAGCCAGGGCTGCAATTTTACACTAGTAACATGCTGGATGATGTGAAAGGGAAAGGTGGATTTGTGTATAAAAAGCATGCCGCAGTGTGCTTGGAGACACAGGGTTTCCCAGATTCCGTGAATCATCCAAATTTCCCTTCACAAATTGTGAATCCAGGAGACACTTATCTGCATGCTATGGTGTATAGGTTCACAGCTAACTAG
- the LOC112179948 gene encoding transcription factor PRE3, translated as MSSRRSRSRQSGGSRISDDQINDLVTKLQQLLPEIRNSRRSDKVSASTVLQETCNYIRNLHREVDDLSERLSELLATTDTAQAAVIRSLLLQ; from the exons ATGTCTAGCCGAAGGTCAAGATCTAGGCAATCTGGTGGATCGAGAATCTCGGATGATCAAATTAATGATCTCGTAACAAAGTTGCAGCAGCTTCTTCCTGAGATTCGCAACAGTAGACGTTCTGACAAG GTTTCAGCATCGACGGTGTTACAGGAAACGTGCAACTATATAAGAAACTTGCACAGAGAGGTGGATGACCTAAGCGAGCGACTGTCGGAGCTGTTGGCAACAACTGACACTGCCCAAGCTGCTGTAATCAGGAGCTTACTTTTGCAATAG